In one window of Blattabacterium sp. (Cryptocercus punctulatus) str. Cpu DNA:
- a CDS encoding OmpH family outer membrane protein, with product MKKNTIFYCLLFFFLFGIGKSLFSKEECHQKIVCLNSFILLEKMPEFSKVQKELEKLSKNHENILAKLAKEFHKKAEKFQKNRNPILKKELEILQYRAQAYQKNAADDLSKKQNKLLDPIYKKIEKAINIVMEKDKTIVRVDDCSPGKGVLVNKGIDITEDVKKELGF from the coding sequence GAATAGGAAAATCATTATTTTCTAAAGAGGAATGTCATCAGAAAATTGTTTGTCTTAATAGTTTTATTCTTTTAGAAAAAATGCCAGAATTTTCTAAAGTTCAGAAAGAATTGGAAAAATTAAGTAAAAATCATGAAAATATATTAGCAAAATTGGCAAAAGAATTTCATAAAAAGGCAGAAAAATTTCAAAAAAATAGAAATCCAATTCTTAAAAAAGAATTAGAAATATTACAATATAGGGCACAAGCATATCAAAAAAATGCTGCAGATGATTTATCTAAAAAACAAAATAAATTATTAGATCCTATTTATAAAAAAATAGAAAAAGCTATTAATATAGTAATGGAAAAAGACAAAACTATTGTTAGAGTTGATGATTGTAGTCCGGGTAAAGGTGTTTTAGTTAATAAAGGAATAGATATTACGGAAGATGTAAAAAAAGAATTGGGGTTTTAA
- a CDS encoding twin-arginine translocase TatA/TatE family subunit yields the protein MINFLFISIEESFFIIFIAIIIFGPKKIPDIARSMGEGIRYLRNAKNKIQNEISKNNINSYYEKKQKSIKKSKIYSSIKRN from the coding sequence ATGATAAATTTTTTATTTATTAGTATTGAAGAAAGTTTTTTTATTATTTTTATAGCTATAATTATATTTGGACCCAAAAAAATACCGGATATAGCTCGTAGTATGGGAGAAGGAATAAGATATTTAAGAAATGCAAAAAATAAAATTCAAAATGAAATAAGTAAAAATAATATTAATTCTTATTATGAAAAAAAACAAAAATCTATTAAAAAATCAAAAATATATTCCTCTATAAAACGTAATTAA
- a CDS encoding hemolysin family protein — translation MAFHISMVFITILLSAFFSGMEMALISSSLFQIELEKEKDSFRSKLLSKSIKTSKKFITTMLIGNTISLVVYGIHMEKLFLYFFPKWFLINDNFFFIFFLETIVSATIILIFGEFIPKIIFSAYSNELLSLLIVPVYILDKILSPITNSIIWISNIFLKFFGEKEDNRTQIFDKEDLIYFVSENIENNIHGIVESEVEIFHKALDFSEKKARECMVPRKEIVSSNIYTSSIDNIRYKFTEKGLSKIIIYKNNIDNVIGYIHYLEILKKPKNIESIIRPVELVHMTTPIREIMDILIKKKKSIAIVLDEYGGTAGMITIEDILEEFLGDIRDEHDEIKFVEKKFNDNEFLFSARLKIDFINAKYKLGIPKSEEYETLGGLIVFHTGSIPNSKEKIIIDDILYIEIKKVSKNKIEEVFLRFIRKKNL, via the coding sequence ATGGCTTTTCATATTAGTATGGTATTCATTACTATACTTCTATCTGCATTTTTTTCTGGAATGGAAATGGCTTTAATTTCTTCCAGTTTATTTCAAATAGAATTAGAAAAAGAGAAAGATTCTTTTCGTTCTAAATTACTTTCCAAGAGTATTAAAACATCAAAAAAATTTATAACTACAATGTTAATTGGGAATACTATATCTTTGGTAGTATATGGAATTCATATGGAAAAATTATTTTTATATTTTTTTCCAAAATGGTTTTTAATTAACGATAATTTTTTTTTTATTTTTTTTTTAGAAACAATAGTTTCCGCTACTATTATTCTTATTTTTGGAGAATTTATTCCTAAAATTATCTTTAGCGCATATTCTAATGAATTATTAAGTTTATTGATTGTTCCTGTATATATTCTAGATAAAATTTTATCTCCTATTACAAATTCTATTATTTGGATTTCCAATATTTTTTTGAAATTTTTTGGAGAAAAAGAAGATAATAGAACTCAAATTTTTGATAAAGAAGATTTAATTTATTTTGTATCAGAAAATATAGAAAATAATATTCATGGTATAGTAGAATCGGAAGTAGAAATATTTCATAAAGCTTTAGATTTTTCTGAAAAAAAAGCGAGAGAATGTATGGTACCAAGAAAAGAAATAGTATCTTCCAATATATATACTTCTTCTATTGATAATATTCGTTATAAATTTACAGAAAAAGGACTATCAAAAATTATCATTTATAAAAATAATATAGATAATGTTATAGGATATATTCATTATTTAGAAATTTTGAAAAAACCAAAAAATATAGAATCTATAATTAGACCTGTAGAATTAGTTCATATGACTACTCCAATACGAGAAATAATGGATATTCTTATTAAGAAAAAAAAAAGTATAGCTATAGTATTGGATGAATATGGAGGAACAGCAGGAATGATAACAATAGAGGATATATTAGAAGAATTTCTTGGAGATATAAGAGATGAACATGATGAAATTAAATTTGTTGAAAAAAAATTTAATGATAATGAATTTTTATTTTCTGCTCGTTTAAAAATTGATTTTATTAACGCTAAATATAAATTAGGTATTCCAAAATCTGAGGAATATGAAACTTTAGGAGGTTTAATTGTTTTTCATACAGGATCTATTCCTAATAGTAAAGAAAAAATAATTATTGACGATATTTTGTATATTGAGATTAAAAAGGTCTCTAAAAATAAAATAGAAGAAGTTTTTCTTAGATTTATTAGAAAAAAAAATTTATAA
- a CDS encoding peptidylprolyl isomerase produces MSFLEKIRKNTWILFMFIGIALLSFILDPNILFKFFTRNSNIIGQVNGENISIKEYVDCFQFLKRFRQEEPDFYLKNEAWNLLIHEKLLNQQALKLGLQITNKDFWNAISKQSIYSYISEFQDSNGNLDMNKFQLYLKKLEKKNIVTNSQIEEEKNIWSYEKNNIPKRILAKKYIEMLMYGLNTSSLEAELNYKEKNSFSIVDYIFIPYSEIEHKYNIYLEDSEIKNYIKKHKFLYKKEDLRSLSFAIIRSKPSLEDERDMENKMKELFKKFKYTNQNSIFVSKQSEKSFDPNFYLKKNLPIFLQNFIIQKNKNGSMFGPLKIGNTYIMAKIIGKKMISDSVLSSHILISHKNAIRSSNKRTEKKAEEIAKKIYNILKKDPSKFDSLVQEKSDDTVNDKKNKGSLGWLKYEEQNSFGTFNIFDEKNKNGTIGLTKTEYGYHILKIDKKSPIESAYQFAVIIKTLIPSKTTENFISNNVRKFIIKNKNSNLNTFIKNARKKEYETIFLKNVRYNQWIISDLNTELDREIINWSFENKRKERDIKIIYNSNRDCIIIYLSKIQKRVFPIEKIKNNLTRFLRKKKIEKLLYNIIEKNLFLSKFKKKIAIFIFTKKIKKNYKINFSDSMINNYKEPKVVGYSFSLKLKNTSKPIFGKNGIFFIKPLKNIYNYKQPSYFSYEIEVLNSFLRKKILESLAKKLINNSKIKDYRTNF; encoded by the coding sequence ATGAGTTTTTTAGAAAAAATTAGAAAAAATACATGGATTTTATTTATGTTTATAGGAATAGCTTTATTATCTTTTATATTAGATCCCAATATTTTATTTAAATTTTTTACTAGAAATTCTAATATTATTGGTCAAGTAAATGGAGAAAATATTTCTATAAAAGAATATGTTGATTGTTTTCAATTTTTAAAACGATTTCGTCAGGAAGAACCAGATTTTTATTTAAAAAATGAAGCTTGGAATTTATTAATTCATGAAAAATTATTAAATCAACAAGCATTAAAATTAGGATTACAAATTACAAATAAAGATTTTTGGAATGCTATATCTAAACAATCTATATATAGTTATATTTCTGAATTTCAAGATTCTAATGGAAATTTAGATATGAATAAATTTCAATTATATTTAAAAAAATTGGAAAAAAAAAATATTGTAACTAATTCTCAAATTGAAGAAGAAAAAAATATTTGGTCTTATGAAAAAAATAATATTCCAAAAAGAATTCTTGCAAAAAAATATATAGAAATGCTAATGTATGGATTAAATACTTCCTCGTTAGAAGCGGAATTGAATTATAAAGAAAAGAATTCTTTTTCTATTGTTGATTATATTTTTATTCCTTATTCAGAAATAGAACATAAATATAATATTTATTTAGAAGATTCTGAAATTAAAAACTATATAAAAAAACATAAATTCCTTTATAAAAAAGAAGATTTAAGAAGTCTTAGTTTTGCAATTATTCGATCAAAACCTTCTTTAGAAGATGAGAGGGATATGGAAAATAAAATGAAGGAATTATTTAAAAAATTTAAATATACCAATCAAAATTCTATTTTTGTTTCCAAACAATCTGAAAAATCTTTTGACCCAAATTTTTATTTAAAAAAAAATCTTCCTATTTTTTTGCAAAATTTTATTATTCAAAAAAATAAAAATGGAAGTATGTTTGGTCCTTTAAAAATAGGGAATACATATATAATGGCAAAAATTATTGGAAAAAAAATGATATCTGATTCTGTTTTATCAAGCCATATATTGATTTCTCATAAAAATGCTATACGTTCTTCTAATAAAAGAACTGAAAAAAAAGCTGAAGAAATTGCTAAAAAAATATATAATATACTTAAAAAAGATCCTTCTAAATTTGATTCTTTAGTTCAAGAAAAATCTGATGATACAGTTAATGATAAAAAGAATAAAGGAAGTTTAGGATGGTTAAAATATGAAGAACAAAATTCTTTTGGTACATTTAATATTTTTGATGAAAAAAATAAAAATGGAACAATTGGATTAACAAAAACTGAATATGGATATCATATTTTAAAAATCGATAAAAAAAGTCCTATTGAATCTGCTTATCAATTTGCTGTAATTATAAAAACACTTATTCCATCTAAAACAACGGAAAATTTTATTTCTAATAATGTTAGAAAATTTATTATAAAAAATAAAAATTCTAATTTGAATACATTTATTAAAAATGCAAGAAAAAAAGAATATGAAACTATTTTTTTGAAAAATGTTAGATATAATCAATGGATAATAAGTGATTTAAATACAGAATTAGATAGAGAAATTATTAATTGGTCTTTTGAAAATAAAAGAAAGGAAAGAGATATAAAAATAATATATAATTCAAATAGAGATTGTATTATTATTTATCTTTCAAAAATTCAAAAAAGAGTATTTCCTATTGAAAAAATAAAAAATAACTTAACTAGATTTCTTAGAAAAAAGAAAATAGAAAAATTATTATACAATATAATAGAAAAAAATCTATTTCTAAGTAAATTTAAGAAAAAAATAGCTATTTTTATTTTTACTAAAAAAATAAAAAAAAATTATAAAATAAATTTTTCTGATTCTATGATTAATAATTATAAAGAGCCTAAAGTAGTTGGTTATTCTTTTTCTTTAAAATTAAAAAATACTTCTAAACCTATTTTTGGTAAAAATGGAATTTTTTTTATAAAACCATTAAAGAATATTTATAATTATAAACAACCTTCTTATTTTTCTTATGAAATAGAAGTTTTAAATTCTTTTTTGAGAAAAAAAATTTTAGAATCTTTAGCAAAAAAATTGATAAATAATTCGAAAATAAAAGATTATAGAACTAATTTTTAA